One region of Cucurbita pepo subsp. pepo cultivar mu-cu-16 chromosome LG03, ASM280686v2, whole genome shotgun sequence genomic DNA includes:
- the LOC111790814 gene encoding mannose-1-phosphate guanyltransferase alpha-like, whose translation MESSEKVVAVIMVGGPTKGTRFRPLSFNTPKPLFPLAGQPMVHHPISACKGITNLAQIFLIGFYEERDFALYVSSLSNELRLPVRYLKEDKPHGSAGGIYYFRDIILEDSPSYMFLLNCDVCCNFPLPDMLEAHKRSGGMGTILVKKVSAESANQFGALVADPVTNELLHYTEKPETFVSDLINCGVYVFTSEIFDAIEDVSVHREGRANLQRISSFEALQSATRNLPTDFVRLDQDILSPLAGKKRLYTYQTMEFWEQIKTPGMSLKCSALYLAQFQLTSPHLLATGNGTKSANIVGDVYIHPSAKVHPTAKIGPNVSVSANVRVAAGVRLISCIILDDAEIMENAVVIHSIIGWKSSVGKWSRVQANGDFNDKLGITILGEAVIVEDEVVVTNSIVLPNKTLNLSVAEEIIL comes from the exons ATGGAGAGCTCGGAGAAAGTGGTTGCTGTTATCATGGTCGGCGGCCCAACCAAAG GCACTAGATTTCGGCCTCTTTCATTCAATACTCCGAAGCCTCTATTCCCTCTGGCTGGCCAGCCGATGGTTCATCATCCTATCTCTGCATGCAAAGGG ATAACAAATTTAGcacaaatttttcttattggaTTTTATGAGGAGAGGGACTTCGCTCTTTACGTTTCTTCTTTGTCCAATGAGTTGAGACTGCCTGTGAG GTACTTGAAGGAGGATAAACCCCATGGCTCAGCTGGGGGTATTTATTACTTCAGAGATATTATCTTGGAAGACAGCCCA TCGTACATGTTTTTACTAAACTGTGATGTTTGCTGCAATTTTCCTCTTCCAGACATGCTTG AGGCACATAAAAGATCCGGTGGGATGGGAACCATATTAGTCAAAAAG GTTTCTGCCGAATCGGCTAATCAGTTTGGTGCACTGGTTGCTGATCCAGTCACAAATGAGCTGTTGCATTACACAGAGAAACCCGAGACTTTT GTGAGTGATTTGATCAATTGTGGTGTATATGTATTTACCTCGGAAATTTTTGATGCCATCGAAGATGTCTCTGTTCATCGGGAAGGCAGAG CTAATCTACAACGTATCTCCAGCTTTGAAGCTCTACAATCTGCAACAAG GAACCTTCCTACGGACTTCGTAAGATTAGATCAAGATATTTTGTCGCCCCTTGCCGGAAAGAAACGGTTGTATACGTACCAGACCATGGAATTTTGGGAACAAATCAAGACTCCAGG GATGTCTTTGAAGTGTTCGGCCCTTTATCTTGCCCAGTTTCAATTAACCTCTCCCCATCTTTTGGCTACTGGAAATGGTACCAAGAGTGCTAATATCGTTGGCGATGTCTACATTCATCCATCTGCAAAAGTACACCCCACTGCAaag ATTGGCCCCAATGTCTCTGTATCTGCTAACGTTCGTGTGGCTGCTGGTGTGAGGCTTATAAGTTGCATCATCTTGGATGATGCCGAAATTATG GAAAATGCTGTTGTTATACATTCTATTATTGGATGGAAATCATCAGTGGGCAAATGGTCTCGTGTCCAG GCAAATGGTGACTTCAATGATAAGCTCGGAATTACGATCCTTG GAGAAGCTGTGATTGTTGAAGACGAAGTTGTGGTGACCAATAGCATTGTGCTCCCAAACAAGACCCTCAACCTTAGCGTTGCTGAGGAGATTATTTTATAA
- the LOC111790312 gene encoding alpha-mannosidase 2 produces the protein MAFSSFTGGGGSRRGGWASSILPFSSVSPSAKPKHNRKYRRRLAIRDFIFANIFTIGLLVSFIFFFIVLIRYGVPKPISSHIKSHATRSHRPRKPIVSENWNNEVLSSTVDITTKKLYDKIEFLDVDGGPWKQGWRVTYKGDEWDSEKLKIFVVPHSHNDPGWKLTVDEYYEKQSRHILNTIVDALSQDSRRKFIWEEMSYLEKWWRDASDEKKESFVTLVKNGQLEIVGGGWVMNDEANSHYFAIIEQMAEGNMWLKETVGIVPKNSWAIDPFGYSPTMAYLLRRMGFENMLIQRTHYELKKELAQHKNLEFIWRQSWDAEETTDIFVHMMPFYSYDIPHTCGPEPAICCQFDFARSRGSSYELCPWRQDPVEINKENVQERAMMLLDQYRKKSVLYRTNTLLIPLGDDFRYVSIDEAEAQFKNYQLLFDYINSNPSLNAEAKFGTLEDYFRTLRDEAEKINYSLPGEVGSSQIGGFPSLSGDFFTYADRQQDYWSGYYVSRPFFKAVDRVLEQTLRAAEMILALLLGSCQRSQCEKLPVGFSYKLTAARRNLALFQHHDGVTGTAKDHVVRDYGVRMHTSLQDLHIFMSKGIEVLLGIRHEKSDQNPSQFEPEQVRSKYDAQCVHKAIDLIEGTYQSVVFFNPLEQTREEVAMIIVNRTDVAVLDSNWTCLQSQISPEFQHDKANVFTGRHRIHWKISVPALGLQTYYIANGLFDCEKPKPAKLKFFSTSTSLPCATPYICSKADDDVAVIENQHQSLVFDGKHGLLHKIINKNGSQNVVNEEIALYTSWGSGAYLFKPNGDAESIIKAGGLTVITEGPLMQEVYSYPKTGWEKSPISHSTRLYSGGNPIQEHLIEMEYHVELLGKEFDDKELIVRYKTDIDNKRIFYSDLNGFQISRRESYDKIPLQGNYYPMPSLAFMEGSNGQRFSVHSRQSLGVASLKDGWLEIMLDRRLSMDDGRGLGQGVRDNRAMNVIFHISLESSVSTKLNPVSNYSPLSPSLLSHCIGARLNYPLHTFIAKKPQASSVQPPPRSFSPLAAPLPCDLHIVSFKVPRPLKYSQQSPEDPRFLLIFHRRHWDSSYCKTARSNCTRFSDEPVNIFNMFKGLAVSNARATSLNLLHEDTEMLGYNEQSGDVAHEGQLHIPPMEVQAYKLELKPR, from the exons ATGGCCTTCTCCTCCTTCACCGGCGGCGGAGGTAGCCGACGTGGAGGTTGGGCCAGTTctattcttcctttttcttccgTTTCACCCAGTGCTAAACCGAAGCACAACCGGAAGTATCGCCGGCGGTTGGCCATTCGTGACTTCATCTTTGCTAATATCTTCACCATCGGCCTTTTGgtctccttcatcttcttcttcatcgtcCTTATCCGATACGGCGTTCCGAAGCCGATTTCATCTCACATCAAATCGCACGCTACCAGATCCCACAGGCCGCGGAAACCGATCGTGTCCGAGAATTGGAACAATGAGGTTTTGAGTTCCACTGTGGATATTACGACCAAGAAATTGTACGACAAGATTGAGTTTCTGGACGTCGATGGTGGTCCGTGGAAGCAAGGATGGAGAGTGACCTACAAAGGAGACGAGTGGGATTCGGAGAAATTGAAGATCTTCGTGGTGCCTCATTCTCATAACGATCCAGGATGGAAGCTAACTGTTGACGAGTACTACGAGAAGCAGTCTCGTCATATACTTAATACGATTGTTGACGCGCTTTCACAG GATTCTCGGCGGAAGTTTATATGGGAAGAGATGTCTTATCTGGAGAAATGGTGGAGGGATGCTTcagatgaaaaaaaagaatcgtTTGTTACTTTAGTTAAAAATGGGCAGCTTGAAATCGTGGGAGGTGGCTGGGTGATGAACGATGAG GCCAATTCTCATTATTTTGCTATAATCGAGCAG ATGGCAGAGGGGAATATGTGGTTGAAGGAGACCGTTGGCATTGTTCCAAAAAACTCTTGGGCAATAGATCCATTTGGTTATTCACCCACTATGGCATATCTTCTTCGTCGCATGGGCTTTGAGAACATGCTTATACAGAGGACCCATTATGAGCTGAAGAAGGAACTTGCACagcataaaaatttagaattcaTTTGGAGACAGAGTTGGGATGCTGAAGAAACTACTGACATTTTTGTGCACATGATGCCCTTTTATTCTTATGATATTCCACATACTTGTGGGCCAGAGCCAGCCATCTGTTGTCAGTTTGACTTTGCCCGATCCCGTGGTTCTTCATATGAACTATGTCCCTGGAGGCAAGATCCTGTTGAGATTAACAAGGAAAATGTTCAAGAGAGGGCAATGATGTTACTTGATCAGTATAGAAAGAAATCAGTACTATATAGGACAAATACCCTTCTTATTCCTCTTGGAGATGATTTTCGATATGTTAGCATTGATGAAGCAGAGGCTCAGTTTAAGAACTATCAGttgttatttgattatattaaTTCTAATCCAAGTTTAAATGCTGAGGCAAAGTTCGGCACCTTGGAAGACTACTTCCGAACTCTTCGTGATGAGGCTGAAAAGATAAACTATTCACTTCCTGGTGAAGTTGGCTCTAGTCAGATCGGTGGTTTTCCCTCTTTGTCAGGCGATTTCTTCACTTATGCTGATAGACAGCAGGACTATTGGAGTGGGTATTATGTTTCTAGGCCTTTCTTTAAGGCTGTTGATCGTGTATTGGAGCAAACACTTCGTGCTGCAGAAATGATATTAGCTTTATTGCTTGGTTCTTGCCAGAGGTCTCAATGCGAGAAGTTGCCTGTTGGGTTTTCTTACAAGTTGACAGCTGCCAGAAGAAATTTGGCTCTTTTCCAGCATCATGACGGGGTCACTGGTACTGCAAAAGATCATGTCGTACGTGATTATGGGGTTCGGATGCATACTTCTTTACAAGACCTGCATATTTTCATGTCTAAAGGTATTGAGGTACTACTTGGAATTCGCCATGAGAAATCTGATCAGAATCCTTCACAGTTTGAACCAGAACAGGTGAGATCAAAATATGATGCCCAATGTGTACATAAAGCAATCGATCTTATAGAAGGAACTTATCAATCAGTGGTCTTTTTTAATCCTCTAGAGCAGACAAGGGAAGAGGTTGCAATGATCATTGTCAACAGGACAGATGTTGCTGTATTGGACTCAAACTGGACATGTCTTCAAAGCCAGATTTCTCCCGAATTTCAACATGATAAAGCCAATGTTTTTACAGGGAGGCATCGTATCCACTGGAAAATTTCAGTTCCTGCTTTGGGATTGCAAACATATTATATTGCGAATGGATTATTCGATTGTGAAAAGCCAAAACCAGCCAAACTAAAATTCTTCTCAACGTCTACTTCATTACCTTGCGCTACTCCGTATATATGCTCGAAGGCCGATGATGACGTGGCTGTAATCGAGAACCAGCACCAGTCTCTCGTATTTGATGGAAAGCATGGTTTGTTGCacaaaatcattaataaaaatggttcCCAAAATGTTGTGAATGAAGAAATTGCATTGTACACAAGCTGGGGTAGTGGGGCCTACCTATTCAAACCCAATGGTGACGCTGAATCTATCATAAAAGCAGGTGGATTGACCGTGATCACTGAGGGTCCTCTGATGCAGGAAGTTTACTCTTATCCAAAGACCGGATGGGAGAAATCCCCCATCTCCCATAGCACTCGTTTGTATAGTGGGGGCAATCCAATTCAGGAGCATCTCATTGAGATGGAATATCATGTTGAGCTACTTGGCAAGGAATTTGACGACAAGGAGCTGATAGTCAGATACAAGACAGATATTGACAACAAGAGGATATTTTATTCTGATTTGAatggtttccaaattagtCGGAGAGAGTCGTATGATAAGATCCCACTGCAGGGAAATTATTATCCAATGCCTTCTCTAGCATTCATGGAAGGATCCAATGGTCAAAGGTTCTCTGTCCATTCTAGGCAGTCTCTGGGTGTGGCAAGCCTCAAAGATGGATGGTTAGAGATTATGCTCGACCGTCGTTTGTCCATGGACGATGGACGTGGCCTTGGGCAAGGAGTGAGGGATAATCGTGCAATGAATGTCATTTTCCATATCTCACTTGAGTCGAGTGTTTCAACCAAACTAAATCCTGTTTCCAATTACTCTCCTTTAAGCCCTTCTCTTCTTTCCCACTGCATCGGTGCTCGCTTAAACTATCCCTTGCACACATTTATTGCCAAGAAACCACAAGCTTCATCTGTGCAGCCACCCCCAAGATCTTTCTCCCCTTTAGCAGCTCCTTTGCCATGTGACTTGCATATTGTCAGCTTTAAGGTTCCTCGTCCTCTGAAATACTCTCAGCAATCGCCAGAAGATCCACggtttcttttaatatttcatcGGAGACACTGGGATTCATCATATTGTAAGACAGCCAGATCAAATTGTACTAGGTTTTCTGATGAGCCTGTCAATATATTCAACATGTTTAAGGGGCTTGCGGTATCAAACGCACGAGCAACTTCCTTAAATCTATTGCACGAAGACACAGAAATGCTCGGATATAATGAACAGTCCGGAGATGTTGCTCATGAAGGGCAGCTGCATATCCCTCCCATGGAAGTACAAGCTTACAAGTTGGAACTGAAGCCACGTTAA